In a single window of the Arthrobacter sp. StoSoilA2 genome:
- a CDS encoding MFS transporter, whose translation MEKDLAQEAATPRTGSLAKQIEGAYQRIGVTGAHRQIVFMILLGVFFDALEQNAVGITGPILRQSWGLGATEIGLLNTMTFTATALGRLATGLIVDKYGRRHMLVINLIIFAGGSLLCAVAPNYPILAAGRFVVGFGLGGEIAVAVIMMAEFFAAKHRGTAVGLINVTAAGLGNMLAPAFGILVFSLFDGPDKWRWVFGLLFIPALLVMFFRRFVPETPRFLASQGKIDEANMVITRLARNKLSGRIADPETYITAVPDPVVATASGHWKDALRGKLLKRTVLLCIAVCMSYAAQISMLTLMPTILVSRGYAVNTSLWFTLIMQSGSLLGAATAAYLASRLPRKKVLTAAAILGCLSGLSMAFLANDIVLVVIFGVLFNFSVIILNTTIWLFAPELYPTRTRGFGTSIILAAGSLSGGLFPLISGAVFDSAGLPGMFTTLAVLFCVLAIVVQFPPETFGKPLEEDSEPGNDEEAAIYGH comes from the coding sequence GTGGAAAAAGACCTTGCCCAGGAGGCTGCAACACCGCGGACCGGATCCCTGGCGAAACAAATTGAAGGCGCGTACCAGCGGATCGGAGTGACTGGCGCGCATCGCCAGATCGTCTTCATGATCCTGCTGGGGGTGTTCTTCGACGCCCTTGAGCAAAACGCCGTGGGCATAACCGGCCCCATCCTGCGCCAGTCGTGGGGTCTTGGGGCCACCGAGATCGGCTTGCTGAACACAATGACGTTTACGGCAACCGCACTCGGACGGCTGGCGACGGGCCTGATCGTCGATAAATATGGCCGCCGGCACATGCTGGTCATCAACCTCATCATTTTCGCTGGTGGTTCGCTGCTCTGTGCCGTTGCCCCCAACTACCCCATCCTGGCCGCTGGCCGTTTCGTGGTGGGCTTTGGCCTGGGCGGCGAAATCGCAGTGGCCGTGATCATGATGGCGGAGTTCTTCGCAGCGAAACACCGCGGGACCGCCGTCGGACTCATCAACGTCACCGCGGCCGGCTTGGGCAACATGCTTGCACCTGCCTTTGGCATCCTTGTCTTCAGTCTCTTCGATGGTCCCGACAAGTGGCGCTGGGTGTTCGGCTTACTGTTCATCCCCGCCCTTTTGGTGATGTTCTTCCGACGCTTTGTCCCCGAAACGCCCCGTTTCCTTGCATCCCAGGGCAAGATCGACGAAGCAAACATGGTCATCACCCGTCTGGCCCGCAACAAGCTCTCCGGGCGCATAGCGGATCCGGAAACTTACATCACCGCAGTGCCGGACCCCGTGGTGGCCACGGCGTCGGGACATTGGAAGGACGCGCTGCGCGGTAAGCTCCTCAAGCGCACTGTCCTGCTCTGCATCGCCGTCTGCATGTCATACGCCGCCCAGATTTCGATGCTGACGCTGATGCCCACCATTCTGGTTTCCCGCGGATATGCCGTAAACACCAGCCTCTGGTTCACCCTCATCATGCAGTCGGGCTCTTTGCTGGGCGCGGCCACCGCTGCCTATTTGGCCAGCCGTTTGCCACGCAAAAAGGTGCTCACGGCTGCCGCCATCCTTGGGTGCCTCTCAGGACTGTCCATGGCCTTCCTCGCCAACGACATCGTGCTGGTAGTGATCTTCGGTGTCCTCTTCAACTTCTCCGTCATCATCCTGAACACCACCATCTGGCTGTTCGCCCCGGAGCTCTACCCCACCCGCACCCGAGGCTTCGGAACGTCGATTATCCTCGCAGCAGGCTCGTTGTCCGGCGGCCTCTTCCCGCTCATCTCCGGAGCTGTCTTTGACTCAGCGGGTCTGCCCGGCATGTTCACCACCCTGGCCGTGCTCTTCTGTGTCCTGGCAATCGTGGTTCAATTCCCGCCGGAAACCTTCGGGAAGCCACTGGAAGAAGACTCGGAACCCGGCAACGACGAGGAGGCGGCAATTTATGGACACTGA